TTAAAAGCACTAAAACTTACTTTAGATAAACTAGATAAAGCCTACGGAAAAGGTACGGTAATGAAAATGAGCGATGCCGCTATTCAAGATGTTGAAGCTATTCCTTCAGGTTCTTTAGGTTTAGATATCGCCTTAGGCGTTGGTGGATATCCACGTGGACGTGTTATTGAAATATACGGACCAGAATCGTCGGGTAAAACCACATTAACTTTACACGCTATTGCCGAAGCTCAAAAAGCTGGTGGAATTGCAGCTTTTATTGATGCAGAGCATGCTTTCGATCGTTTTTATGCCGCAAACCTTGGTGTAGATATAGATAACCTAATTATTTCTCAACCAGATAATGGTGAGCAAGCATTAGAAATTGCCGATAATTTAATTCGTTCTGGCGCTATCGATATTGTTGTTATCGATTCAGTTGCTGCATTAACGCCAAAAAGTGAAATTGAAGGCGAAATGGGAGATTCTAAAATGGGCTTACACGCACGTTTAATGTCTCAGGCTTTACGTAAACTTACAGGGTCTATTAGCAAAACAAACTGTACTGTAATATTTATTAACCAATTACGTGAAAAAATTGGTGTAATGTTCGGTAACCCAGAAACAACAACTGGTGGTAACGCATTAAAATTCTACGCATCTGTACGTTTAGATATTCGTCGTTCTACCCAAATTAAGAATAGTAATGGTGATGTTTTAGGTAACAAAACCAGAGTAAAAGTTGTAAAAAACAAAGTAGCTCCACCATTTAAAATGGCCGAATTCGATATTATGTACGGAGAAGGTGTAAGTAAAGTTGGTGAAATTCTTGATGTTGCTGTAGAGTACGAAATTGTAAAGAAAAGTGGTTCTTGGTTTAGTTACGAAGATACTAAACTTGGGCAAGGTCGTGATGCTGTAAAAGCAATCATTAAAGACAACCCAGAGCTTTTTGATGAGTTAGAACAAAAAATAAAAGCAGCTATTAAAGAAAGCCTGAACTAAACATCGTTTTCTTTTAAATATATAAAATCCCGATACATTCGGGATTTTTTTTGCTCCAAATTTCAGGCTTACTAAACTAAAATCAATTATCTACGCAACCATTTAGCAAAAATGGCATCTATAAAACAAAACGCAAATTTTAACTAAAAAAAATATTGAAATGAAAAAATTGCTTGTAATTTGTTTAACTCTAATTTTAGCCTCGTGTAGCGTAGATGATGATGGCTTAGATTATAGTTTTGAGATTTTACCCGTAGAAAGTGTCGATATTCCAGAGGAATTTACATTAGGTGAAACTTACCCAATTACGGTATCGTACCTAAGACCTTCTAATTGCCATTCTTTTAGAGAATTTTACTATAATAAAAACAATAACGAACGTACCGTTGCCCCAATCAATTATGTATTTGAAAATAACGATTGCGAAACATTAGAAAACGAACTGGTTGAAAACACTTTTAACTTTATTGTAACAAGTAACGGATCGTATATTTTTAAATTTTGGCAAGGCGAAGATGCCGACGGCGAAAACCAATATTTAACTATTGAAGTGCCTGTTGTAGAGTAAAAATAACTAATTAACACGTGTATAATTTTGAGTTTAAATCAACTCATAGAAAATTGTAAAACTAACAATACTAAGGCACAGGGCGAACTGTACAAACTCTTTTCGAGTAAACTTTTCGCTGTGTGCTTAAAGTATTCTAGAAACTATGCTGAAGCAGAAGATAATCTGCAAGACGCATTTTTAACCATATTTAAAAAAATTGAACAATTTAAAAATAAAGGCTCTTTTGAAGGTTGGCTAAAACGCATTACCATTAATACCGTAATGCAACGCTACCGAAACGAAAAAGTTTTTGATATTATTAATGAAGATGCCATTGAAGATGTTGAAGTTGATATAGATGACGACCAACTTTCTATAGATTATTTACTTCAAATAATACAAGAATTACCAGATAGATACCGACTCGTTTTTAACCTGTATGTACTTGATGATTATTCGCATAAAGAAATAGCAGATATGCTAAAAATTAAAATAGGAACTTCAAAATCTAATTTAGCGCGTGCTAGACAAATTTTGAAACAAACCATCGAAACACATAAATCCGCAACAAGTTTGCAATCATTATAATGCGTGATAAAAAACACATAGACAGACTTTTCCAGGAAGGCTTAAAAGATTTTGAAGCCACTCCCAGCAATGCTGTATGGAAAAATATAGAAGCCGAGCTTAATCAAGACAAGAAAAAACGACGAGTAATACCAATTTGGTGGCGTTACGCAGGTGTTGCTGCACTTTTATTAGTTTTTCTAACGCTAGGTATTAATACCTTTTACAACGAAACTGAAGGCAATCAAACACATGAAGTTGTTAATACAGAAGCCAAACAAGCCTCCGAAATTGAAAACACATCTATTACTGATGCAATTCATTCAGATACAACTATAAATTCAGCCATTTCAGAGCAAAACAGCCAAGAAAACAGTGTAAATCCAGATTCGGAAAAACATACTATTAGTAATAAAAATAACAATCAAAACACGAATAGCAATAATCAAAACTCTGCAACAGCAACAACAATTGCAAGCGCCGACCATGTAAATCAAACCAATAGTAATTCCGCCCAATCAGCGAAAAACTCGAACAAAAGCAAGCCATCTTCTTTAGTAAAAAACAAAAAAGAAAATGCACTTTATACAAATAGCAAAAATACTGTAGCCCAACAAAATTCAAAAGAAAGTAACGCTTCCGCGGAAAACAAAAACAATAATATTTCAATTTCCGAAGAAAAAATTATTGCTAAAACAAATACAGAGACCACAAATCTAGAAAAAACTAAAGCAGAGAAAATTAAAACAGAAGGAACCGGGGAAACTATTGCCTCTAATGATACAAAAGAGAATAGCTTAAGCATTGAAGACGCTCTAGATAAAACAGAAGATTTGATTGATACAGAGAGCCCAACAGATCGTTGGAGTTTAGCAGCCAATGCTGCTCCTGTTTATTTTAATACCACCGGAAAAGGCTCGTCTATAGACCCTCAATTTAATAGCAACTCTAAAACAGGTGAAGTAAATATGAGTTATGGTATTACGGCTAGTTATGCAGTAAATAAAAGGTTACGTATACGCTCGGGAGTTAATCGTGTTAACCTTGGGTATAACACAAACGATGTTGTAAGCTACCAATCTATTGGTGTAAGATCTACGACTAGCTCTTTACAAAATGTAAGTAATAATAGCATTAGCAACGCACCAACCGAACAATTATCACTAATTAGTGCCGATAATTTCAGTGAGAAAAGTGCTGCCAGTTTATTAAAAACCTCAAACACCTCTATAAATCAAAGTTTGGGCTACATAGAAGTGCCTTTAGAACTACAATACGCTGTTTTAAGCAATAAATTTGGCGTTAATGTTATAGGTGGTTTTAGTTCTTTATTTTTAAACAATAATGAAGTATTTTCGGAAGCTCAAGATGGAAGTCGCACATTCTTAGGTGAAGCAAATAACATCAATAAGGTAAGCTACAGTGCTAACTTCGGTTTAGGTTTAAACTACCAAGTTACTAAAAAGATTGACTTAAATTTAGAGCCTATGCTTAAATATCAAATAAACACATTCAATAATACATCTGGTGATTTTCAGCCATTCTTTGTTGGCGTATACACCGGACTCGCTATTAAATTTTAGGTTTTTGGTTAAATCTAGTTATTGATTTCCTTTAAGCTCGGAAATCAATACTAAATAAAAACGACTCTACTTAGGGTCGTTTTTTTATTTTTTAAATGCTTGTAGTTGGTTAAACATTATTTCTCGAGATGCATCATTCAATTCCCGGGTTTCTTTAATAGTTAAACCTTCAGTTGAAATAAACTTATGCATCTTAACACGCATTCTACCCGGACCACCGCTAAAAAAAGTGTAAGAAAATCGCTTTTTATTATCAGCAAAAGTAATTGGAACAACTGGTATTTGGTGGTTTATAGCTAACCTGAAAGCGCCATCTTTAAAGGTATCTAAATCTATATGCTCTTCCGGCACACCGCCTTCTGGAAAAATACAAATACTCACACCTGTTTTTAATCGGCGTTGCGCTCTTAAAAATACAGCTTGTCTACTTTTAGCAGAACTTCTATCTACCAAAATACAGGTACGTTTATAGAAAAAACCAAATAACGGAATTTTAGATAACTCCGCTTTCCCGACAAAAACAAAGGGGTTTTTAACCGAAACTAGCATTAACATAATATCAACCATAGAAGTGTGGTTGGCAACAAACATGTAACTTTTAGAGCGATCTGGAGTTTCCTCTCTATCTATTTTATAAGCAAAGCCCATACCAACCAAAATTATTTTAGCCCAAACCCGAGCTATCCTAAAAAACAATGGATACCAAGCCTCTTTAGCGATAGAAACTAATAAAATTGGAAATAAGATAATTATGGGCAACCCTACCAGTATATAAAACCAAATTCGGTACAATACCCAAAAAATATATTTAAAAACTTTCATCGTCTCAAAAATACATAATTGTATTGAGCAATTCTATTAAAAAAATTACCTTTGCTAGCATATCAAAAATTGAGTTTAATTTTAACAAGATTCCCACAATTTAGGGAACGCACACATGGCAAGAATACTTACAGGCATACAAAGCACAGGAACACCACATTTAGGTAACATTTTAGGAGCTATTATTCCAGCAATTGAAATGGCTAAAAACCCTGAAAACAATTCGTTTTTATTTATCGCAAACCTACACACTTTAACTCAAATTAAAGATGCAAAAACATTGCGCGAAAACACGTATTCTACTGCTGCAACCTGGCTTGCTTTTGGTTTAGATATTGAGAAAACGGTGTTTTACCGCCAAAGCGATATTCCGCAAACCACAGAGCTATCTTGGTATTTAAGCTGTTTTTTTCCGTACCAACGCTTAACTTTAGCACATAGTTTTAAAGATAAAGCAGACCGTTTAGACGATGTTAACGCTGGGTTATTTACTTACCCAATGCTTATGGCTGCCGATATTTTATTGTACGATGCCAATATTATCCCTGTTGGAAAAGACCAATTACAACATATAGAAATGACACGTGATGTTGCATCGCGTTTTCATGCCAAAATGGGTGAAACTTTTGTATTACCAGAAGGAAAAATACAAGAGAACACTAAACTTATTCCTGGTACCAACGGTGGTAAAATGAGTAAGAGCGCTAATAACACGATCAATCTATTTTTAACCGATAAAAAATTACGCAAGCAAATAATGTCTATCGAAACCGATAGCACAGCGCTTGAAGACCCTAAAGATTGGAGTACTTGTAACTGCTTTGCTATATACAGTTTGCTAGCAACAGAAGCTCAAATTGAAACCATGAAAGCTAATTATGAAAATGGTAATTATGGCTACGGACACGCAAAACAAGCTTTATTTGAATTGATAATTGAAAAATTTGCAACACAACGTGAACGCTACAACTACTACATGAACAACCTAAACGAAATTGATGCTGCTTTGGCTATTGGTGCAAAAAAAGCGCAATTAGTTGCTAACGATGTATTGAGCAGAGTTAGAGAAAAGGTTGGTTACTAAAATACCAGAATCACATAAAGACTTGCTGAATGCTAAACATTTTGGCAAGTCTATAATATTTTGAGTTTGTGACTAAACACACCAAAGACGTACAAAATAGATACGACGGCTTCCTAAAAACACCTAGTTTATGGAAAAAGGATGTGGTTTTCAACATGACTCAATTTGAAACATCCTCTAAATTTGATAAAATAGATTTAGATATTGACGACAAACTTAGAGTCGGAAAATATATAGAACGTTTAGTTTCTTTCGAATTAAGCCAAAATCCAGCCATTAAAATACTCTCAGAAAATCTTCAAATTCAAGAGAACAAAATCACTTTAGGCGAAATTGATTGTTTATTACTGAAGGAAGAGAAACCAATTCATCTTGAAGTTATTTACAAGTTTTATGTTTACGATGCCTCGGAAGGCGCTTCGGAAATTGATCGTTTTATTGGCCCCAACAGAAAAGATGCGTTAATAGAAAAACTAAAGAAACTTAATGAAAAGCAATTACCTTTACTTTATTCTAAAAGTTGCGAACCTTACTTAGAAAACCTAGGTTTAAAAGCTTCAGAAATTGATCAACAAGTTTACTTTAAAGCGCAATTATTTATTCCTTTAGGTGAAAAAATTATTTTAAAAACCTTAAATCAAGACTGTATTTCAGGTTTTTACATCAAAAAAGAACAGCGCGCTCAGTTTTCAGAATGTAAATTTTATATTCCGAAGAAAATAGATTGGATTATAGCGCCACACACCCAAGTCGATTGGCTTAATCATCTAGATTTCACCACCATTTCTAATACTATTTTAGAACGTCAATTTTCACCAATTTTCTGGTTAAAACAACCAAACGGTATATTAAACAAGTGTTTTCTAGTTTGGTGGTAGTTACATTTTTTAGGCCTAGCAAGTTTTAAATCCTGCCAGACCTAAATTTAAAACTTCTTTATTCTTCAATTGCAACAGGCAATTTATTAAAACCCATATTAAAAAGGGTAAACCCATAAATATCGGCATATTGCTCAATAGTTTTACTTATTGGCGTTCCTGCACCATGGCCAGCATCGGTTTCAATACGTATTAAAGTTGGGTTGCTCCCTGTTTGCTTACTTTGTAATTCGGCTGCAAATTTAAAACTATGCGCAGGCACAACGCGATCGTCATGATCTCCGGTAGTTACTAAAGTTGCTGGATATTCTACTCCAGGTTTCACATTATGAACTGGTGAATATCCTTTTAAGTATTCAAACATCGCTTTATTATCTTCAGCTGTTCCATAATCGTAAGCCCAACCAGCTCCTGCAGTAAACGTATGGTAGCGTAACATATCTAAAACACCAACAGCAGGTAAAGCTACCTGTGCTAAATCTGGACGCTGCGTCATGGTTGCACCAACCAATAAACCACCGTTAGATCCGCCTCGAATTGCTAAATACTTTGTGCTCGTGTAATTTTGTGCCTTTAAATATTCCGCTGCAGCGATAAAATCATCAAATACATTTTGTTTCTTTTGCTGTGTTCCGGCATCGTGCCAAGCCTTTCCATACTCACCACCGCCACGAAGGTTAGCTACGGCATAAATACCACCTTGCTCCATCCAAACTGCATTAGGCGTGCTAAACGACGGTGTTAAGCTTACATTAAATCCACCATAACCATATAAAATAGTTGGGTTTTCGCCGTTTAATTCTAGCCCTTTTTTATGTGTTATTATCATTGGTATTTTTGTTCCATCTTTAGATGTGTAAAATACTTGATGACTTTCAAAATCATCACTATTAAAAGTAATAGCAGATTTTCTATACACTTCCACAACGCCAGAATCGGCATTTAAAGCATAAGTTGTAACCGGTGTGTTATAATTTGTAAACGAAAAGTAATTCGTTTTTTCTTCTTTTTTACCACCAAAACCACTTGCTGTTCCTAAACCTGGTAATTCTATATCTCTAATAAATTTACCGCTATAATCGTATTGTTTTACTTTAGAAATCGCATCGACCATATAAGTTGCATAAAAGTAACCACCACCTTTGGAAATAGACAACACATGCTCGGTTTCTGGAATAAAATCTACCCAATGTTCTGGTTTTGGATTTGCAGCATCTACCGTTACTATTTTTTTGTTAGGCGCATTTAAATTGGTTACCAAATAAAGTTTACTTCCCTCGTTTTCTAAAACACCTGTATCGCTATCTGTGTGATCTAAAATGGAAACAAACTCACTATTTGGCACAGATAAATCTTTTATTAAAAGCTTGTTTCCGGAGGTTGAAACACGAGGTGATATAAACAAGTATTTATTATCTTCGGAAACGTTGGCGTAGATATAACGGTGTTTTTCTTCGGGTGTTCCTCCATAGATTAATTCGTCTGTGCTTTGTACTGTTCTTAATTTATGATAGTACACTTTATGCCGATCTGTTTTAGCCGAAAGCTCACTTCCTTTTGGTTTATCGTAACTAGAATAGTAAAAACCTTCGTTTTTGTACCATGATAGCTGCGTGAATTTCACATCAATTAACGCATCTTCCATAATCACTTTAGACTCAACATCCATGATTAGAATTTTTCGCCAATCGCTGCCTCCTTCAGAAATAGTATAAGCCAAAATTTTTCCGTTTTTAGAAAAACTTATTGCACCTAAAGATACCGTTCCGTCTTCCTTAAACGTATTTGGGTCTAAAAATACGGTTGCCGTTTTAGAATCGCCCCCTTTTTTAAAACGATAAAGCACACTTTGGTTTTGTAAACCATCATTTTTATAAAAATACGTGTAATCGCCCTCATTAAACGGAGCGCTTACTTTCTCGTAATTCCATAATTTAGACAAACGATTTTTTAACGCCTCTCTAAAAGGTATTTGATCTAAATAGGTATTTGTAGCTACGTTTTCGGCTTTTACCCACGCTTCGGTTTCTGCACTTCTATCATCTTCTAACCAACGGTATGGATCTTTTACTTCAACACCAAAATAAGTATCAATAGTATCTACAGTTTTTGTTTTTGGGTAACTCACAACAATATCTTTTTTTTCTGTTTTATCATTTCCACAAGCAACGAGCAAGCTTAATGAGAAAAACGTTAACGCTATTTTTTTCATGATTCATTAAATTAATCATTCAAAAATAAACAAAAAACATAAGCTAAAGTTCTAGATTTATTCAATAATAACGGAATTAAAATGCCGTATAATTATATATTTGACAATGTTACTCAAAACCCTAATAATGAAAAAAACAGCACTACTCGTATTATCCATCGCATCATATTTCAGTATGTTTTCTCAAGCTGAAATAACCAAAAATGAAATAAAAGATCATATTGAATTTTTAATATTAGATAAAAACGGAGGAAGGTTTCCAGGAGAAAAAGGCGCTAAACGCGTTGTAAAATATATTAAAAAAGAATTTAAAACTATAGGCTTAAAACTGTTAAGCAAAAATTACGAGCAACATTTTACAGCCATATTACGAGTTGATAAAGGTATAGACGAAAAACCAGAAGTAAGCACTTGTAATGTTATTGGTTTTATTGAAGGAAACGATCCGAAATTAAAAAACGAATACATTGTTTTAGGAGCACACTACGATCATTTAGGACTTGGCGGACCATCTTCCAAATCGGATAAAAGAGGCGTGGTATATCATGGTGCTGATGATAATGCTAGCGGAACAGCCGCTCTATTAGAAATTGCAGAAAAGTTAATTTCAAAACAAGATCAATTAAAAAGAAGTGTGCTATTTATTGCTTTTGGAGCCGAAGAACAAGGTTTATTAGGCAGTAAATACTTTGTAGAAAACCCGTTAATTCCGCTTTCTCAAATAAAATTAATGATTAACATGGATATGGTTGGCCGCTTAAACGATAAAAAACATGTGTATGCAGGTGGTGCAGGCACATTTACTAATGGCGTAGATTTTATGAAGAACCTCGGAAAATCTCTAGGTTTAAACCCTATAGTTCACGCAGGATCTGTTGGTGGCTCCGACCATGTTTCATTCTACAAAAAAAACATATCGGTTTTAGGTGTACATACTGGCGGACATCCGCAATACCACACACCCGAAGACACTTTGGAGCTTATAAATTTAGAAGGCGAAAAGCTAGTTTGCGAATATGTTTTTCAAACTATTTTAAACAAAGCATCAACACCCGATAACATTGAGTTTATAAACCAAGATTAACACACAAAAAAGCTCCTGTAAAATTTACAGGAGCTTAAATATTTAAAAAAGTGTAACTTATACTAAGTTATTTGCTACTAAATATTCAGCAATTTGCACGGTGTTTGTTGCAGCTCCTTTACGTAAGTTATCGGCAACAATCCACATATTTAAAGTGTTAGGTTGTGTTTCATCTCTTCTAAGTCTTCCAACAAAAACCTCATCTTTATCATGTGCAAAAATTGGCATTGGATAACTGTTTGTAGAAGGATCATCTTGAAGTACAATACCCGATGTTTCGCTTAACATTTTGCGAACGTCAGCTAAATCGAAATCATTTTCAAACTCAACGTTAACAGATTCTGAATGCCCACCAGCAGTAGGAATACGAACAGCTGTAGCTGTTACAGAAAATGTACGATCATTAAATATTTTTTGTGGCTCACGAGCCAATTTCATTTCTTCTTTGGTGTATCCGTTTTCTAAAAACACATCACAATGTGGTAATGCGTTTCTACCAATCGGGTAAGGATAGGCCATTTCGCCTTCAATACCAGCAATTTCATTTTCTAGTTGTTTTACAGCTTTTACACCTGTACCAGAAACCGATTGGTAAGTTGAAACAACAACACGTTTCATTTTATATTTTGCATGTAGCGGCGCCAAAGCCATTACCATTTGTATGGTAGAACAGTTAGGGTTTGCTATAATTTTATCTTCTTTTGTTAATTCGCTTGCATTAATTTCTGGAACCACTAATTTTTTAGTTGGATCCATTCTCCATGCAGAAGAATTATCGACTACCGTTGTACCAGCTGCAGCAAATTTTGGAGCCCATTCTACCGATGTATCACCACCTGCAGAAAAAATTGCGATATGTGGTTTTGCGGCAACAGCATCGGCTAAACCAATAACGGTATATTCTTTATTCTTGAAAGTTAATTTTTTTCCAACAGAACGCTCTGAAGCTACTAATAATAATTCAGTAACAGGAAAGTTACGTTCTTCTAAAACCTTTAGCATCACCTCGCCTACCATTCCAGTAGCACCTACAACTGCTATTTTCATAATTTTTTGTTTATTAAATTTCTGTTAGCAAAACTAAGTATTAATTCTATTCTAAAATCTAAAAAAAGCCCTCATTTACGAAAAATGAGGGCTTTTTAACAACAAATAACAGCTTGTTATATAATTAACATTTTGTTATTTTTTAAGTAAATCTCTAATTTCAGCAAGTAAATCTTCTTGAGATGGTCCTGCAGGAGCTTCTTCTTTAACCTCTACTGGCTTTTTAGTTTTATTATATGCTTTTACAATCAAGAACATTACAAGACCTACAATAACTAAATTAACAATAGTGTTAATCCAAGCACCATACATAATTGCATTTTCTGCAGTAGTTACAGCACCTTCAGCATTAACTGCAGCTTCTGTTAATACAATTTTCATGTTAGCAAAATCGGTTCCACCTGTAAAGTGACCAACTACCGGCATAACGATATTGTCAACAAAACCTTTTACAACACCACCAATAGCTCCTGCCATGATAACTGCTACAGCAAACTCT
The window above is part of the Algibacter sp. L3A6 genome. Proteins encoded here:
- the recA gene encoding recombinase RecA → MSSEKEAKLKALKLTLDKLDKAYGKGTVMKMSDAAIQDVEAIPSGSLGLDIALGVGGYPRGRVIEIYGPESSGKTTLTLHAIAEAQKAGGIAAFIDAEHAFDRFYAANLGVDIDNLIISQPDNGEQALEIADNLIRSGAIDIVVIDSVAALTPKSEIEGEMGDSKMGLHARLMSQALRKLTGSISKTNCTVIFINQLREKIGVMFGNPETTTGGNALKFYASVRLDIRRSTQIKNSNGDVLGNKTRVKVVKNKVAPPFKMAEFDIMYGEGVSKVGEILDVAVEYEIVKKSGSWFSYEDTKLGQGRDAVKAIIKDNPELFDELEQKIKAAIKESLN
- a CDS encoding RNA polymerase sigma factor, which translates into the protein MSLNQLIENCKTNNTKAQGELYKLFSSKLFAVCLKYSRNYAEAEDNLQDAFLTIFKKIEQFKNKGSFEGWLKRITINTVMQRYRNEKVFDIINEDAIEDVEVDIDDDQLSIDYLLQIIQELPDRYRLVFNLYVLDDYSHKEIADMLKIKIGTSKSNLARARQILKQTIETHKSATSLQSL
- a CDS encoding lysophospholipid acyltransferase family protein, producing the protein MKVFKYIFWVLYRIWFYILVGLPIIILFPILLVSIAKEAWYPLFFRIARVWAKIILVGMGFAYKIDREETPDRSKSYMFVANHTSMVDIMLMLVSVKNPFVFVGKAELSKIPLFGFFYKRTCILVDRSSAKSRQAVFLRAQRRLKTGVSICIFPEGGVPEEHIDLDTFKDGAFRLAINHQIPVVPITFADNKKRFSYTFFSGGPGRMRVKMHKFISTEGLTIKETRELNDASREIMFNQLQAFKK
- the trpS gene encoding tryptophan--tRNA ligase; the protein is MARILTGIQSTGTPHLGNILGAIIPAIEMAKNPENNSFLFIANLHTLTQIKDAKTLRENTYSTAATWLAFGLDIEKTVFYRQSDIPQTTELSWYLSCFFPYQRLTLAHSFKDKADRLDDVNAGLFTYPMLMAADILLYDANIIPVGKDQLQHIEMTRDVASRFHAKMGETFVLPEGKIQENTKLIPGTNGGKMSKSANNTINLFLTDKKLRKQIMSIETDSTALEDPKDWSTCNCFAIYSLLATEAQIETMKANYENGNYGYGHAKQALFELIIEKFATQRERYNYYMNNLNEIDAALAIGAKKAQLVANDVLSRVREKVGY
- a CDS encoding DUF1853 family protein: MTKHTKDVQNRYDGFLKTPSLWKKDVVFNMTQFETSSKFDKIDLDIDDKLRVGKYIERLVSFELSQNPAIKILSENLQIQENKITLGEIDCLLLKEEKPIHLEVIYKFYVYDASEGASEIDRFIGPNRKDALIEKLKKLNEKQLPLLYSKSCEPYLENLGLKASEIDQQVYFKAQLFIPLGEKIILKTLNQDCISGFYIKKEQRAQFSECKFYIPKKIDWIIAPHTQVDWLNHLDFTTISNTILERQFSPIFWLKQPNGILNKCFLVWW
- a CDS encoding prolyl oligopeptidase family serine peptidase — encoded protein: MKKIALTFFSLSLLVACGNDKTEKKDIVVSYPKTKTVDTIDTYFGVEVKDPYRWLEDDRSAETEAWVKAENVATNTYLDQIPFREALKNRLSKLWNYEKVSAPFNEGDYTYFYKNDGLQNQSVLYRFKKGGDSKTATVFLDPNTFKEDGTVSLGAISFSKNGKILAYTISEGGSDWRKILIMDVESKVIMEDALIDVKFTQLSWYKNEGFYYSSYDKPKGSELSAKTDRHKVYYHKLRTVQSTDELIYGGTPEEKHRYIYANVSEDNKYLFISPRVSTSGNKLLIKDLSVPNSEFVSILDHTDSDTGVLENEGSKLYLVTNLNAPNKKIVTVDAANPKPEHWVDFIPETEHVLSISKGGGYFYATYMVDAISKVKQYDYSGKFIRDIELPGLGTASGFGGKKEEKTNYFSFTNYNTPVTTYALNADSGVVEVYRKSAITFNSDDFESHQVFYTSKDGTKIPMIITHKKGLELNGENPTILYGYGGFNVSLTPSFSTPNAVWMEQGGIYAVANLRGGGEYGKAWHDAGTQQKKQNVFDDFIAAAEYLKAQNYTSTKYLAIRGGSNGGLLVGATMTQRPDLAQVALPAVGVLDMLRYHTFTAGAGWAYDYGTAEDNKAMFEYLKGYSPVHNVKPGVEYPATLVTTGDHDDRVVPAHSFKFAAELQSKQTGSNPTLIRIETDAGHGAGTPISKTIEQYADIYGFTLFNMGFNKLPVAIEE
- a CDS encoding M28 family metallopeptidase produces the protein MKKTALLVLSIASYFSMFSQAEITKNEIKDHIEFLILDKNGGRFPGEKGAKRVVKYIKKEFKTIGLKLLSKNYEQHFTAILRVDKGIDEKPEVSTCNVIGFIEGNDPKLKNEYIVLGAHYDHLGLGGPSSKSDKRGVVYHGADDNASGTAALLEIAEKLISKQDQLKRSVLFIAFGAEEQGLLGSKYFVENPLIPLSQIKLMINMDMVGRLNDKKHVYAGGAGTFTNGVDFMKNLGKSLGLNPIVHAGSVGGSDHVSFYKKNISVLGVHTGGHPQYHTPEDTLELINLEGEKLVCEYVFQTILNKASTPDNIEFINQD
- a CDS encoding aspartate-semialdehyde dehydrogenase, with amino-acid sequence MKIAVVGATGMVGEVMLKVLEERNFPVTELLLVASERSVGKKLTFKNKEYTVIGLADAVAAKPHIAIFSAGGDTSVEWAPKFAAAGTTVVDNSSAWRMDPTKKLVVPEINASELTKEDKIIANPNCSTIQMVMALAPLHAKYKMKRVVVSTYQSVSGTGVKAVKQLENEIAGIEGEMAYPYPIGRNALPHCDVFLENGYTKEEMKLAREPQKIFNDRTFSVTATAVRIPTAGGHSESVNVEFENDFDLADVRKMLSETSGIVLQDDPSTNSYPMPIFAHDKDEVFVGRLRRDETQPNTLNMWIVADNLRKGAATNTVQIAEYLVANNLV
- the mscL gene encoding large conductance mechanosensitive channel protein MscL, coding for MLKEFKEFITGGNVIEFAVAVIMAGAIGGVVKGFVDNIVMPVVGHFTGGTDFANMKIVLTEAAVNAEGAVTTAENAIMYGAWINTIVNLVIVGLVMFLIVKAYNKTKKPVEVKEEAPAGPSQEDLLAEIRDLLKK